Proteins encoded together in one Myxocyprinus asiaticus isolate MX2 ecotype Aquarium Trade chromosome 21, UBuf_Myxa_2, whole genome shotgun sequence window:
- the ubr2 gene encoding E3 ubiquitin-protein ligase UBR2 isoform X5 — MAAAETDRDSPSALCSEFLNFSAKDTAAKWLQVSNLPKEVYQHLACYVPKIYCLGPNLNPQNEDLLAQLLLQSPLEWYLCGEEPSVGLAKLEQSNQPSQLCGHVFKVGEPTYSCRECAADPTCVLCMQCFLGSVHKEHRYRMTTSGGGGFCDCGDTEAWKKGPYCQKHEPNISDFSQKDPLANLSAEMVARTYNVFSIILKYAVDMLTWDKEDELPEGLEPPLRGDTYYCMLFNDEVHTYEQVIYTLQKAVNCTQKEAVSFATTVDRDGRKSVRFGDFQFCEQAKSVIVRNTSRQTKPLRVQVMHSSVVAHQCFALRALAWLGQTIRYSDALRRILCQVGLQRGPEGENSSLVDTLMLCDSKMWKGARNVYHQLFMSSLLMDPKYKKLFAIQFARNYERLQSDYVKDDHDREFSVTDLSVQMFTVPSLVCPDKPSNRVGRPTQGEVSERL; from the exons ATGGCGGCGGCCGAGACTGATCGCGATTCTCCGTCCGCTCTCTGCAGCGAATTCCTCAATTTCTCCGCAAAAGACACGGCTGCG AAATGGCTACAAGTGAGCAACCTGCCCAAAGAGGTGTATCAGCACTTGGCCTGCTACGTCCCCAAGATCTACTGCCTGGGACCCAACCTGAACCCTCAGAATGAGGACCTGCTGGCCCAGTTGCTGCTTCAGTCCCCACTGGAGTGGTATCTGTGCGGTGAAGAACCATCCGTGGGCTTGGCCAAGCTGGAACAGAGCAACCAGCCTTCGCAGCTCTGTGGACATGTCTTTAAAGTGGGAGAGCCAACATACTCCTGCAG GGAGTGTGCGGCTGATCCAACATGCGTGCTGTGTATGCAGTGCTTCTTAGGCAGCGTTCACAAAGAGCATCGCTACAGG ATGACCACCTCAGGGGGAGGAGGCTTTTGTGACTGTGGTGACACAGAGGCCTGGAAGAAGGGCCCTTATTGTCAGAAACACGAGCCTAATATCAGTGACTTTTCCCAGAAG GATCCGTTGGCTAATCTGTCTGCTGAGATGGTCGCCCGCACATACAATGTTTTCTCCATCATACTCAAATATGCTGTGGACATGCTCACCTGGGATAAAGAGGACGAGCTACCTGAAGGCCTTGAGCCACC GCTACGTGGAGACACGTACTACTGCATGCTATTCAATGATGAAGTCCACACATACGAACAGGTCATCTATACACTACAGAAAGCTGTAAACTGCACCCAGAAAGAGGCTGTCAGTTTCGCCACCACAGTGGACAGAGAT GGCAGGAAATCTGTTCGCTTTGGGGACTTCCAGTTCTGTGAGCAGGCCAAATCTGTTATTGTG agGAACACAAGCCGTCAAACAAAGCCTCTGCGAGTTCAGGTCATGCACTCTTCGGTGGTGGCTCATCAGTGTTTTGCACTCAGAGCTTTAGCCTGGCTCGGCCAAACCATTAGATACTCAG ATGCTCTGAGGAGGATCCTGTGTCAGGTGGGGCTACAGCGAGGTCCAGAGGGAGAGAACTCCTCTTTAGTGGACACACTCATGCTCTGTGACTCCAAGATGTGGAAAG GAGCGAGAAATGTTTACCACCAGCTCTTCATGAGCAGCCTGCTCATGGATCCAAAGTACAAGAAGCTTTTTGCCATTCAGTTTGCGAGG AACTATGAGCGCTTGCAGAGTGACTATGTGAAAGACGACCACGACAGGGAGTTCTCCGTCACTGACCTTTCTGTGCAAATGTTCACCGTGCCTTCTCTG GTATGTCCTGATAAGCCGTCCAACAGAGTGGGGCGACCAACTCAGGGAGAAGTTT